One candidate division WOR-3 bacterium genomic window carries:
- a CDS encoding LysM peptidoglycan-binding domain-containing protein: MKRWILLLAFVSIFAQETTHTVKPGDTLWDIAGFYYQNPFLWPYIWRANLTKIKDPHWIYPDQVFVIPPAPEESLAAVPPAPPEVPAPEVVPETYTYTPAPTKKTAEVISMVKPEERIFSEDIIHRAGFILTEDLPYWGKIVGTEPAGEKHITAYKTIYIDRARDIKIGDILTIYRPGKVIKHPKTGAFLGKEIIVLGRAEIEEMSEQGARCRVIDSYDLIKTGDLVTPYTPQMAPENVTLVPATKEIEGYVVEVKSEQTHMTPPHVFVYIDKGEDSGIAVGDIFDVYQERIVGGKKMPDYTIARVQIVSIFERASIGLLRWEEKLPLIKRGERCRLVLEAR; encoded by the coding sequence ATGAAACGTTGGATACTTCTTTTGGCTTTTGTCTCCATATTCGCCCAGGAGACAACCCACACGGTAAAACCAGGTGATACACTCTGGGATATTGCCGGGTTTTACTACCAGAATCCCTTTTTATGGCCTTATATCTGGCGGGCAAATCTCACCAAGATTAAAGACCCGCACTGGATTTATCCGGACCAGGTCTTTGTGATACCCCCTGCACCTGAGGAATCCTTAGCAGCAGTTCCTCCGGCTCCACCAGAGGTTCCCGCACCCGAGGTGGTTCCGGAGACCTACACATACACTCCGGCGCCAACGAAGAAGACCGCCGAGGTGATTTCCATGGTAAAGCCTGAGGAGCGCATATTCAGTGAAGATATCATCCATAGGGCAGGGTTCATTCTCACCGAAGATCTCCCTTATTGGGGTAAGATTGTTGGAACTGAACCCGCGGGGGAGAAGCATATCACCGCTTATAAAACGATCTATATCGATCGCGCACGTGATATCAAAATAGGAGATATCCTTACAATTTACCGCCCGGGCAAGGTAATCAAGCATCCCAAGACCGGAGCATTTCTCGGGAAGGAGATAATCGTCCTGGGTAGGGCAGAGATCGAAGAGATGAGCGAACAGGGGGCGAGATGCAGGGTGATCGATTCCTATGACCTGATCAAGACCGGAGATCTGGTCACCCCATACACCCCTCAGATGGCACCGGAGAATGTGACCCTGGTTCCGGCAACGAAAGAGATTGAGGGGTATGTGGTGGAGGTAAAGAGCGAGCAGACCCATATGACGCCACCCCATGTCTTTGTCTACATCGATAAAGGTGAAGACTCTGGTATTGCAGTGGGTGATATATTTGATGTTTATCAAGAGCGGATAGTGGGAGGCAAGAAGATGCCGGATTATACCATTGCTCGAGTCCAGATCGTAAGCATCTTTGAGAGAGCATCGATCGGGTTACTGAGATGGGAAGAAAAATTGCCCCTCATAAAACGGGGTGAGAGGTGTCGTTTGGTTCTGGAGGCGCGGTGA